From Micromonospora rhizosphaerae, the proteins below share one genomic window:
- a CDS encoding carboxymuconolactone decarboxylase family protein has translation MGLDAVKAALPEYAKDIKLNLGSTIATSTLTPVQAWGTALACAVAARNPMVLREIAAEAATQLKPEAIEAAKGAATIMAMNNVYYRAKHLIGDEQYASMPARLRMQIIARPGVEKADFELWCLAVSAITGCGVCLESHEKTLRGAGFTREQVHEALRIAAVVHAAAVALDAEAALG, from the coding sequence ATGGGTCTGGACGCGGTCAAGGCGGCCCTGCCGGAGTACGCCAAGGACATCAAGCTCAACCTCGGCTCGACCATCGCCACCTCGACGCTGACCCCGGTGCAGGCCTGGGGCACCGCCCTGGCCTGCGCGGTGGCGGCGCGCAACCCGATGGTGCTGCGGGAGATCGCCGCCGAGGCGGCCACCCAGCTCAAGCCGGAGGCGATCGAGGCGGCCAAGGGCGCCGCCACGATCATGGCGATGAACAACGTCTACTACCGGGCCAAGCACCTGATCGGCGACGAGCAGTACGCCTCGATGCCGGCCCGGCTGCGGATGCAGATCATCGCCCGTCCCGGCGTGGAGAAGGCCGACTTCGAGCTCTGGTGCCTCGCCGTCTCGGCGATCACCGGCTGTGGAGTGTGCCTGGAGTCGCACGAGAAGACGCTGCGCGGCGCCGGGTTCACCCGGGAGCAGGTGCACGAGGCGCTGCGGATCGCGGCCGTCGTGCACGCCGCCGCGGTGGCCCTCGACGCGGAGGCCGCGCTGGGCTGA
- the ilvC gene encoding ketol-acid reductoisomerase, with the protein MTVEVYYDDDADLGLIQGRKVAVIGYGSQGHAHALSLRDSGVDVVVGLPVGSKSRPKAEEQGLRVLTPAEAAAEADVIMILAPDTAQRALYAEAIAPNLASGKALFFGHGFNIRYDLIKPPADVDVAMVAPKGPGHLVRRQYVDGKGVPCLVAVEQDASGNAFALALSYAKAIGGTRAGAIKTTFKEETETDLFGEQAVLCGGAAALVQTGFEVLTEAGYAPEVAYFECLHELKLIVDLMYEGGIARMRYSVSDTAEYGDLSRGPRVIDARVKEEMRKILGEIQSGEFAREWVAEDEAGRPNFAKWRAEGAAHPIEETGQKLRSMMSWVDRPITETA; encoded by the coding sequence ATGACCGTTGAGGTGTACTACGACGACGACGCCGACCTGGGCCTGATCCAGGGCCGCAAGGTCGCCGTGATCGGGTACGGCAGCCAGGGCCACGCCCACGCGCTGTCGCTGCGCGACTCCGGCGTCGACGTGGTGGTCGGCCTGCCGGTCGGCTCGAAGAGCCGGCCGAAGGCCGAGGAACAGGGCCTGCGCGTGCTCACCCCGGCCGAGGCGGCGGCCGAGGCCGACGTCATCATGATCCTGGCGCCGGACACCGCCCAGCGCGCCCTCTACGCCGAGGCGATCGCGCCCAACCTCGCCTCCGGCAAGGCGCTCTTCTTCGGCCACGGCTTCAACATCCGGTACGACCTGATCAAGCCCCCGGCTGACGTCGACGTGGCGATGGTCGCCCCGAAGGGCCCCGGTCACCTGGTCCGCCGCCAGTACGTGGACGGCAAGGGTGTGCCCTGCCTGGTCGCCGTGGAGCAGGACGCGAGCGGCAACGCGTTCGCCCTGGCCCTGTCGTACGCGAAGGCGATCGGTGGCACCCGGGCCGGCGCGATCAAGACCACCTTCAAGGAGGAGACGGAGACCGACCTCTTCGGCGAGCAGGCGGTGCTCTGCGGCGGCGCGGCGGCGTTGGTGCAGACCGGCTTCGAGGTGCTCACCGAGGCCGGCTACGCCCCCGAGGTGGCCTACTTCGAGTGCCTGCACGAGCTGAAGCTCATCGTCGACCTGATGTACGAGGGCGGGATCGCCCGGATGCGCTACAGCGTCTCCGACACCGCCGAGTACGGCGACCTCTCCCGCGGCCCCCGGGTCATCGACGCCCGGGTCAAGGAGGAGATGCGCAAGATCCTCGGCGAGATCCAGTCCGGCGAGTTCGCCCGCGAGTGGGTGGCCGAGGACGAGGCGGGCCGGCCGAACTTCGCCAAGTGGCGGGCCGAGGGGGCGGCGCACCCGATCGAGGAGACCGGGCAGAAGCTGCGCTCCATGATGAGCTGGGTCGACCGGCCCATCACCGAGACCGCCTGA
- a CDS encoding 3-isopropylmalate dehydrogenase has protein sequence MARIAVVAGDGIGPEVVAQARKVLDAVLPGVEATEYDLGAARYHRTGEVLPDSVLAELAGHDAILLGAVGDPTVPPGVLERGLLLKLRFAFDQYVNLRPSRLWPGISGPLASVKPGEVDLVVVREGTEGLYAGAGGSLHRDTPAEVATEESLNTRHGVERVIRDAFARARRRERRKVTLVHKTNVLTHAGSLWARTFEAVAAEHPDVTTEYQHVDAAAMFLVTQPQRYDVVVTDNLFGDILTDIAAAVTGGIGLAASGCINPEGRYPSMFEPVHGSAPDIADRGVADPVAAVLSAALLLDQLGHADAAARVTAAVATELAGRTPGASLRTDEVGDRLAGYAVA, from the coding sequence GTGGCACGGATCGCGGTGGTGGCCGGGGACGGGATCGGACCCGAGGTGGTCGCGCAGGCCCGCAAGGTCCTCGACGCCGTGCTCCCCGGGGTCGAGGCCACCGAGTACGACCTCGGCGCCGCCCGCTACCACCGCACCGGTGAGGTGCTGCCCGACTCGGTGCTGGCCGAGCTGGCCGGGCACGACGCCATCTTGCTCGGCGCGGTCGGCGACCCGACCGTCCCGCCGGGGGTGCTGGAACGGGGCCTGCTGCTCAAGCTGCGGTTCGCCTTCGACCAGTACGTCAACCTGCGCCCGTCCCGGCTCTGGCCGGGGATCTCCGGCCCGCTGGCCAGCGTCAAGCCCGGCGAGGTCGACCTGGTCGTGGTCCGCGAGGGCACCGAGGGCCTCTACGCCGGCGCCGGCGGATCGCTGCACCGGGACACCCCCGCCGAGGTGGCCACCGAGGAGAGCCTGAACACCCGGCACGGCGTGGAGCGGGTGATCCGCGACGCCTTCGCCCGGGCCCGCCGCCGGGAGCGGCGCAAGGTCACCCTGGTGCACAAGACCAACGTGCTCACCCACGCCGGCTCGCTCTGGGCCCGCACCTTCGAGGCGGTCGCCGCCGAGCACCCGGACGTCACCACGGAATACCAGCACGTCGACGCGGCGGCGATGTTCCTGGTCACCCAGCCCCAGCGGTACGACGTGGTGGTCACCGACAACCTCTTCGGCGACATCCTCACCGACATCGCCGCCGCGGTGACCGGCGGCATCGGGCTGGCGGCCAGCGGTTGCATCAACCCGGAGGGGCGCTACCCCTCGATGTTCGAGCCGGTGCACGGCTCGGCCCCGGACATCGCCGACCGGGGCGTCGCCGACCCGGTGGCCGCGGTGCTCTCCGCCGCGCTCCTGCTCGACCAGCTCGGTCACGCCGACGCCGCCGCGCGGGTCACCGCCGCCGTCGCCACCGAGCTGGCCGGCCGGACCCCGGGCGCGTCGCTGCGGACGGACGAGGTCGGCGACCGGCTCGCCGGGTACGCCGTAGCCTGA
- the ilvN gene encoding acetolactate synthase small subunit, which translates to MTMHTLSVLVENKPGVLARVSGLFPRRGFNIDSLAVGETENPDVSRITIVVNAESSPLEQVTKQLNKLVNVLKIVELDPQVSVARELLLVKVRADRNARGQVLETVNLFRARVVDVAPDTLTIEATGTPDKLDALLRDLEPFGIKEMVQSGTVAIGRGSRSITAGPALRAA; encoded by the coding sequence ATGACCATGCACACCCTCTCCGTCCTGGTGGAGAACAAGCCCGGTGTCCTGGCCCGGGTCTCCGGCCTCTTCCCCCGACGCGGCTTCAACATCGACAGCCTGGCCGTCGGCGAGACCGAGAACCCGGACGTCTCCCGGATCACCATCGTGGTCAACGCCGAGTCGTCCCCGCTGGAGCAGGTCACCAAGCAGCTCAACAAGCTCGTCAACGTGCTCAAGATCGTCGAGCTGGACCCGCAGGTCTCGGTGGCCCGGGAACTGCTGCTGGTCAAGGTCCGCGCGGACCGCAACGCCCGGGGGCAGGTGCTGGAGACGGTCAACCTGTTCCGCGCCCGGGTGGTCGACGTCGCGCCGGACACGCTGACCATCGAGGCCACCGGCACCCCCGACAAGCTCGATGCGCTGCTGCGCGACCTCGAGCCCTTCGGCATCAAGGAGATGGTCCAGTCCGGCACGGTGGCGATCGGGCGCGGCTCGCGCTCCATCACCGCCGGACCGGCGCTGCGCGCCGCCTGA
- a CDS encoding branched-chain amino acid aminotransferase has product MSGGDKLEFEIRPNPAPVSAADRAALLANPGFGRVFTDHMVTIRYAEGKGWYDARVEARGPIPLDPASAVLHYAQEIFEGLKAYRTADGAVTMFRPEANAARFAASARRMAMPELPAETFVESLRRLVEIDRDWIPEQEDASLYLRPFMFANEVFLGVRPANEYLYLVIASPAGAYFPGGVKPITVWVSPDYTRAAPGGTGAAKCGGNYAASLVAQAEAIDAGCDQVVFLDAVERRFVDELGGMNVFFVYDDNTLVTPPLTGTILPGITRDAILTLAAEAGHRVEERPISFADWQADAASGRLREVFACGTAAVITPIGCVRFPDGEFLIGGGEPGRSTMDLRQRLVDVQRGRAEDPHGWVQRVL; this is encoded by the coding sequence ATGAGCGGTGGTGACAAGCTCGAATTCGAGATCCGTCCGAATCCCGCGCCGGTATCCGCCGCCGACCGGGCCGCCCTGCTGGCCAACCCCGGGTTCGGCCGGGTCTTCACCGACCACATGGTGACGATCCGCTACGCCGAGGGGAAGGGCTGGTACGACGCCCGGGTCGAGGCGCGCGGACCGATCCCGCTGGACCCGGCGAGCGCGGTCCTGCACTACGCCCAGGAGATCTTCGAGGGGCTCAAGGCGTACCGCACCGCCGACGGTGCGGTGACCATGTTCCGACCGGAGGCCAACGCGGCCCGCTTCGCCGCCTCCGCGCGGCGGATGGCGATGCCGGAGCTGCCGGCGGAGACCTTCGTCGAGTCGCTGCGCCGGCTGGTCGAGATCGACCGGGACTGGATCCCCGAGCAGGAGGACGCGAGCCTCTACCTGCGGCCGTTCATGTTCGCCAACGAGGTCTTCCTCGGCGTCCGGCCGGCCAACGAGTACCTCTACCTGGTCATCGCCTCGCCGGCCGGGGCGTATTTCCCGGGCGGGGTCAAGCCGATCACGGTCTGGGTCTCGCCGGACTACACCCGCGCCGCCCCGGGCGGCACCGGCGCGGCGAAGTGCGGCGGCAACTACGCCGCCTCGCTGGTCGCCCAAGCGGAAGCGATCGACGCCGGCTGCGACCAGGTGGTCTTCCTGGACGCGGTGGAGCGCCGGTTCGTCGACGAGCTGGGCGGCATGAACGTCTTCTTCGTCTACGACGACAACACCCTGGTCACCCCGCCGCTGACCGGCACGATCCTGCCCGGGATCACCCGGGACGCGATCCTCACCCTGGCCGCCGAGGCGGGGCATCGGGTCGAGGAGCGGCCGATCAGCTTCGCCGACTGGCAGGCGGACGCCGCCAGCGGGCGGCTGCGTGAGGTCTTCGCCTGCGGCACCGCCGCCGTGATCACGCCGATCGGCTGCGTGCGCTTCCCGGACGGCGAGTTCCTCATCGGGGGCGGCGAGCCGGGCCGGTCCACGATGGATCTGCGTCAGCGGCTGGTCGACGTCCAGCGTGGCCGGGCCGAGGACCCGCACGGCTGGGTCCAGCGGGTCCTGTAG
- a CDS encoding PRC-barrel domain-containing protein produces the protein MERLDPRTTHGTPDPLTHGGEGAFAGGAPAGRFDPWSYRDEAGVTGVDLVGYKVEASDGSIGKVDRASYEVNSSYLVVDTGPWIFGKKVMLPAGTVNHADHDERKVYVDRSKDQIKAAPEFDETVDADPAYRDKLGGYYDDTYSSIPPGTAR, from the coding sequence ATGGAGCGGCTCGACCCTCGAACGACCCACGGGACGCCGGACCCGCTCACCCACGGTGGCGAGGGCGCCTTCGCGGGCGGCGCGCCCGCCGGGCGCTTCGATCCGTGGAGCTACCGGGACGAGGCCGGAGTGACCGGCGTCGACCTGGTCGGCTACAAGGTGGAGGCGAGCGACGGCAGCATCGGCAAGGTGGACCGGGCCAGCTACGAGGTGAACTCCAGTTACCTCGTGGTCGACACCGGGCCGTGGATCTTCGGCAAGAAGGTCATGCTCCCTGCCGGCACCGTCAATCACGCCGACCACGACGAGCGGAAGGTCTACGTCGACCGGAGCAAGGACCAGATCAAGGCCGCGCCCGAGTTCGACGAGACCGTCGACGCCGACCCGGCGTACCGGGACAAGCTCGGCGGCTACTACGACGACACCTACTCGTCGATTCCGCCGGGTACCGCCCGGTAA
- a CDS encoding peroxiredoxin, which translates to MLTVGDRFPEYELTACVSLDPDKAFETIDHKSYQGKWRVVFFWPKDFTFICPTEIAEFGRLNGEFADRDAQVLGVSVDNEFVHYAWRKDHPDLRDLPYPMLSDIKRELTTACGVLGEDGVAQRATFIVDPDNEIQFVMVTAGSVGRNVSEVLRVLDALQTDELCPCNWNKGGETLDANALLAGAGA; encoded by the coding sequence GTGCTCACCGTGGGTGACCGTTTCCCCGAGTACGAACTCACCGCCTGCGTGTCGCTCGACCCGGACAAGGCGTTCGAGACGATCGATCACAAGTCGTACCAGGGTAAGTGGCGGGTGGTCTTCTTCTGGCCGAAGGACTTCACCTTCATCTGCCCGACGGAGATCGCCGAGTTCGGCCGCCTCAACGGTGAGTTCGCCGACCGGGACGCCCAGGTGCTCGGTGTGTCGGTGGACAACGAGTTCGTCCACTACGCCTGGCGCAAGGACCACCCCGACCTGCGGGACCTGCCGTACCCGATGCTCAGCGACATCAAGCGGGAGCTGACCACCGCCTGCGGCGTGCTCGGCGAGGACGGCGTCGCCCAGCGGGCCACCTTCATCGTGGACCCCGACAACGAGATCCAGTTCGTCATGGTGACGGCCGGCTCGGTCGGCCGGAACGTCTCCGAGGTGCTGCGGGTGCTCGACGCGCTGCAGACCGACGAGCTCTGCCCCTGCAACTGGAACAAGGGCGGCGAGACGCTCGACGCCAACGCGCTGCTCGCCGGCGCCGGGGCCTGA
- the serA gene encoding phosphoglycerate dehydrogenase translates to MNPVVLIAEELAPAAIEVLAHDFDVRHVDGTDRPALLSALSEADAVIVRSATQIDAEAIAAAPRLKVVARAGVGLDNVEVPAATARGVMVVNAPTSNIVSAAEQAVALLLAVARNTAAASAALKAGEWKRSKYTGVELQGKTVGVVGLGRIGVLFAQRIAAFGTRLIAYDPYIQPARAAQLGVRLVGLEELLRESDFISIHLPKTPETVGLIGEKELSIVKPGVRIINAARGGLVDEQALADAIAEGRVAGAGVDVYAKEPCTSSPLFAFDNVVATPHLGASTNEAQDKAGLAVARSVKLALQGEFVPDAVNVQAGGVVAEDVRPLLPLAEKLGRAFTAVAGGVAASVTVEVRGEIVNNDVSVLKLAATKGLFSSVVEEQVTYVNAPHLAAERGVEVTLTTHSETVDHANLVTVRGALPDGRTVSVSGTVTQTGTRDVIKLTEVDGFDVEIGAEGILVFLRYVDRPGVVGTVGTLLGEAGINIAAMQVARREAGGETLMTLTVDQALGADLLTSAADSIGAVAASAADLRDE, encoded by the coding sequence ATGAATCCTGTCGTACTGATCGCCGAAGAACTCGCTCCCGCCGCCATCGAGGTGCTCGCGCACGACTTCGACGTCCGCCACGTCGACGGCACCGACCGCCCGGCCCTGCTCTCCGCGCTCTCTGAGGCCGACGCGGTGATCGTACGCAGCGCCACGCAGATCGACGCGGAGGCGATCGCCGCCGCGCCGCGCCTGAAGGTGGTCGCCCGGGCCGGCGTCGGCCTGGACAACGTCGAGGTGCCGGCCGCCACCGCGCGGGGCGTCATGGTCGTCAACGCCCCCACCTCCAACATCGTCTCCGCCGCCGAGCAGGCCGTCGCGCTGCTGCTCGCCGTCGCGCGGAACACCGCCGCCGCCAGCGCCGCACTGAAGGCGGGGGAGTGGAAGCGGTCCAAGTACACCGGCGTCGAGCTGCAGGGCAAGACCGTGGGCGTGGTCGGCCTCGGCCGCATCGGCGTGCTCTTCGCGCAGCGGATCGCCGCCTTCGGCACCCGGCTGATCGCGTACGACCCGTACATCCAGCCGGCCCGGGCCGCGCAGCTCGGCGTCCGCCTGGTAGGGCTGGAGGAGTTGCTGCGGGAGAGCGACTTCATCTCGATCCACCTGCCCAAGACCCCGGAGACCGTGGGCCTGATCGGCGAGAAGGAGCTGTCGATCGTCAAGCCGGGCGTCCGGATCATCAACGCCGCCCGGGGCGGGCTGGTCGACGAGCAGGCCCTGGCGGACGCGATCGCCGAGGGTCGGGTCGCCGGCGCCGGCGTCGACGTGTACGCCAAGGAGCCCTGCACCTCCTCGCCGCTGTTCGCGTTCGACAACGTGGTGGCCACCCCGCACCTGGGCGCCTCCACCAACGAGGCGCAGGACAAGGCCGGCCTGGCCGTGGCCAGGAGCGTGAAGCTGGCGCTGCAGGGCGAGTTCGTGCCGGACGCGGTCAACGTGCAGGCCGGCGGCGTGGTCGCCGAGGACGTCCGCCCGCTGCTGCCGCTGGCCGAGAAGCTAGGCCGGGCCTTCACCGCGGTGGCCGGCGGGGTGGCCGCCAGCGTCACCGTCGAGGTGCGCGGCGAGATCGTCAACAACGACGTATCGGTGCTCAAGCTCGCCGCCACCAAGGGGCTGTTCAGCTCGGTGGTGGAGGAGCAGGTCACCTACGTCAACGCACCGCACCTGGCCGCCGAGCGGGGGGTCGAGGTGACCCTGACGACCCACTCCGAGACGGTCGACCACGCCAACCTGGTGACGGTCCGCGGCGCGCTGCCGGACGGCCGGACGGTCAGCGTCTCCGGCACGGTGACGCAGACGGGCACCCGCGACGTCATCAAGCTGACCGAGGTGGATGGCTTCGACGTGGAGATCGGCGCGGAGGGCATCCTGGTCTTCCTGCGCTACGTCGACCGGCCGGGCGTGGTCGGCACCGTCGGCACCCTGCTCGGCGAGGCCGGCATCAACATCGCCGCGATGCAGGTCGCCCGTCGGGAGGCCGGCGGCGAGACCCTGATGACGCTCACCGTCGACCAGGCGCTCGGCGCGGACCTGCTCACCTCGGCGGCCGACTCGATCGGCGCGGTCGCGGCCAGCGCCGCGGACCTTCGCGACGAGTAG
- a CDS encoding tyrosine-protein phosphatase, with the protein MDAIETSRRIPFSATFNFRDVGGYPGHDGRTVRWGRLYRSDSLHRIDETDRAAFAALGVRTVIDLRRPTEVERDGRVPAYDGLTYRHIHPEHRDWAEIRYDPAQSLARWLADRYAALAETGTAGLAEAVGLIADSANAPVVVHCVAGKDRTGIVCALTLAVLGVADDDIAADYALSTEASERFSAWLAATTPDGGKLPKPFLASPAEAMTLFLAELRAGYGSVEGYLRHAGVTDAQLAALRDHLLD; encoded by the coding sequence GTGGACGCCATCGAAACCAGCCGCCGGATCCCGTTCTCCGCCACCTTCAACTTCCGCGACGTCGGCGGATATCCGGGTCACGACGGGCGCACCGTCCGCTGGGGCCGGCTCTACCGGTCCGACTCGCTGCACCGCATCGACGAGACCGACCGGGCGGCGTTCGCCGCGCTCGGCGTCCGCACCGTCATCGATCTGCGCCGTCCGACCGAGGTGGAACGGGACGGCCGGGTCCCCGCGTACGACGGGCTGACCTACCGGCACATCCACCCGGAACACCGGGACTGGGCCGAGATCCGGTACGACCCGGCGCAGAGCCTGGCCCGCTGGCTCGCCGACCGCTACGCGGCCCTCGCGGAGACCGGCACGGCCGGGCTGGCCGAGGCGGTCGGGCTGATCGCCGACAGCGCGAACGCGCCGGTGGTGGTGCACTGCGTGGCCGGCAAGGACCGCACCGGTATCGTCTGCGCGCTGACCCTCGCCGTGCTCGGCGTGGCCGACGACGACATCGCCGCCGACTACGCGCTGAGCACCGAAGCGTCGGAGCGGTTCAGCGCCTGGCTCGCCGCCACCACCCCGGACGGCGGGAAGCTGCCCAAGCCGTTCCTCGCCTCGCCCGCCGAGGCGATGACGCTCTTCCTCGCCGAACTCCGCGCGGGGTACGGCTCGGTGGAGGGCTACCTGCGCCACGCCGGGGTGACCGACGCCCAGCTCGCCGCCCTCCGCGACCATCTGCTCGACTGA
- a CDS encoding FAD:protein FMN transferase: protein MRIDEQPRARWANEQPRTRWVDQGAFLSRRPDLRLGTRSHRLDRAGGTAVDRISVQHTVRTSTAEYSLLLNAPEWLGRRGVGEALRDAVAELRAIDLTYGPARPDSLVSRLRRGEIAPESYPPLADLVDRCAAMRAATDGWFDAWAVPGGFDPGGLLGGWAVERAAARLRAGGIHDYAVLSGADLVVRGHAAHGGPWRVAVHHPTDARRTPLVLEMTAGAVGTSGVTGRHGHVVDPHTGEPADQLVAATVVGPDLAVADAYATALYAAGPAGLDWFRNGSDYRALFAHRRR, encoded by the coding sequence ATGCGGATCGACGAGCAGCCACGGGCCCGATGGGCCAACGAGCAGCCCCGGACCCGGTGGGTGGACCAGGGGGCGTTCCTGAGCCGCCGTCCCGACCTGCGGCTGGGCACGCGCAGCCACCGGCTGGACCGGGCGGGCGGAACCGCCGTCGACCGGATCAGCGTGCAGCACACCGTCCGCACCTCCACCGCGGAGTACTCGCTGCTGCTCAACGCGCCCGAGTGGCTCGGCCGGCGGGGCGTCGGGGAGGCGCTGCGGGATGCGGTGGCCGAGCTACGCGCCATCGACCTGACCTACGGGCCGGCCCGGCCGGACAGCCTGGTCTCCCGGCTGCGCCGGGGCGAGATCGCCCCGGAGTCGTACCCGCCGCTGGCCGATCTGGTGGACCGCTGCGCCGCGATGCGGGCGGCAACCGACGGCTGGTTCGACGCCTGGGCGGTGCCCGGCGGCTTCGACCCGGGCGGCCTGCTCGGCGGCTGGGCGGTGGAACGGGCCGCGGCCCGGCTGCGCGCCGGCGGCATCCACGACTACGCCGTGCTCAGCGGCGCCGACCTGGTGGTACGCGGCCACGCCGCGCACGGCGGCCCCTGGCGGGTCGCGGTGCACCACCCGACCGACGCCCGGCGGACCCCGCTGGTGCTGGAGATGACGGCCGGCGCGGTGGGCACCTCCGGAGTGACCGGCCGCCACGGGCACGTGGTGGACCCGCACACCGGCGAGCCGGCCGACCAGCTCGTCGCCGCCACCGTTGTCGGGCCCGATCTGGCGGTCGCCGACGCCTACGCCACCGCGCTCTACGCCGCCGGCCCGGCCGGGCTGGACTGGTTCCGCAACGGCTCCGACTACCGGGCGCTCTTCGCCCACCGCCGCCGCTGA
- a CDS encoding acetolactate synthase large subunit, whose translation MTRPTPETLAHSVRRARSAAEPATDVEHAPAPRNGAVPAAPAVAGRGAPAGADGRTATERQPAPAQVSGAGSLVRSLEALGVDVVFGIPGGAILPAYDPLYDSTVRHILVRHEQGAGHAATGYAQATGKVGVCMATSGPGATNLVTPIADAYMDSVPLVAITGQVARPAIGTDAFQEADIQGITLPITKHNFLVQSAEEIPQVLAEAFHLASTGRPGPVLVDIPKDVLQAPTTFSWPPTLDLPGYRPTLHPHGKQIREAARLMTNARRPVLYVGGGVLKAGATEGLRRLAELTGIPVVTTLMALGAFPDSHPQHLGMPGMHGTVAAVYGLQKADLIVALGARFDDRVTGRLDSFAPDAAVVHADIDPAEIGKNRHADVPIVGDARHVIDELIAAVTAEKSAHPAADLGDWWTQLDDLRKRYPLGYEEPADGTLSPQYVIKRLGEIAGPDTVFVAGVGQHQMWASQFISYEKPYTWLNSGGLGTMGYAVPAAMGAKVGKPDTTVWAVDGDGCFQMTNQELATCALEGIPIKVAVINNGNLGMVRQWQTLFYGERYSNTELGTHKHRIPDFVKLAEALGCVGLRCENAADVDKTIEAAMAINDAPVVIDFVVGKDAMVWPMVAAGTSNDEIMFARGVRPAFDEDEL comes from the coding sequence ATGACGAGACCCACGCCAGAGACCCTCGCCCACTCCGTCCGGCGAGCTCGCTCGGCCGCCGAGCCGGCGACCGACGTCGAGCACGCCCCCGCCCCCCGCAACGGGGCCGTCCCGGCCGCCCCGGCCGTAGCGGGAAGGGGCGCCCCGGCCGGCGCGGACGGACGCACCGCGACTGAACGGCAGCCTGCGCCGGCGCAGGTCTCCGGCGCCGGATCGCTGGTGCGGTCGCTCGAGGCGCTCGGCGTCGACGTGGTGTTCGGCATTCCGGGCGGCGCGATCCTGCCGGCGTACGACCCGCTCTACGACTCCACCGTCCGGCACATCCTGGTCCGGCACGAGCAGGGCGCGGGGCACGCCGCCACCGGGTACGCCCAGGCGACCGGCAAGGTTGGCGTCTGCATGGCCACCTCGGGCCCCGGCGCGACCAACCTGGTCACCCCGATCGCCGACGCGTACATGGACTCCGTGCCGTTGGTGGCGATCACCGGCCAGGTCGCGCGCCCGGCGATCGGCACGGACGCCTTCCAGGAGGCGGACATCCAGGGCATCACCCTGCCGATCACCAAGCACAACTTCCTGGTGCAGAGCGCCGAGGAGATCCCACAGGTGCTGGCCGAGGCGTTCCACCTGGCGTCCACCGGCCGGCCCGGCCCGGTCCTGGTGGACATCCCCAAGGACGTCCTCCAGGCGCCGACCACCTTCTCCTGGCCGCCCACCCTCGACCTGCCCGGCTACCGGCCGACCCTGCACCCGCACGGGAAGCAGATCCGGGAGGCGGCCCGGCTGATGACCAACGCCCGCCGCCCGGTGCTGTATGTCGGCGGCGGCGTGCTCAAGGCCGGGGCCACCGAGGGGCTGCGTCGGCTGGCGGAGCTGACCGGCATCCCGGTGGTCACCACCCTGATGGCGCTCGGCGCGTTCCCCGACTCGCACCCGCAGCACCTGGGCATGCCCGGCATGCACGGCACCGTGGCCGCGGTCTACGGCCTGCAGAAGGCCGACCTGATCGTGGCGCTCGGGGCCCGGTTCGACGACCGGGTCACCGGCCGGCTGGACTCGTTCGCGCCGGACGCCGCGGTGGTGCACGCCGACATCGACCCGGCCGAGATCGGCAAGAACCGGCACGCGGACGTGCCGATCGTCGGCGACGCCCGGCACGTGATCGACGAGCTGATCGCCGCGGTCACCGCCGAGAAGTCCGCCCACCCGGCCGCCGACCTCGGCGACTGGTGGACCCAGCTCGACGACCTGCGCAAGCGCTACCCGCTGGGGTACGAGGAGCCGGCCGACGGCACCCTCTCCCCGCAGTACGTGATCAAGCGGCTGGGCGAGATCGCCGGCCCGGACACGGTCTTCGTGGCCGGGGTCGGTCAGCACCAGATGTGGGCCAGCCAGTTCATCTCGTACGAGAAGCCGTACACGTGGCTCAACTCCGGCGGCCTCGGCACCATGGGGTACGCGGTGCCGGCGGCGATGGGCGCCAAGGTCGGCAAGCCGGACACCACGGTCTGGGCGGTGGACGGCGACGGCTGCTTCCAGATGACCAACCAGGAGCTGGCCACCTGCGCGCTGGAGGGAATCCCGATCAAGGTCGCTGTGATCAACAACGGCAACCTGGGCATGGTCCGGCAGTGGCAGACGCTCTTCTACGGCGAGCGCTACTCCAACACCGAGCTGGGCACTCACAAGCACCGCATCCCGGATTTCGTCAAGCTCGCCGAGGCGCTCGGCTGCGTCGGGCTGCGTTGCGAGAACGCCGCCGACGTGGACAAGACCATCGAGGCGGCCATGGCGATCAACGACGCGCCCGTGGTGATCGACTTCGTGGTCGGCAAGGACGCCATGGTCTGGCCGATGGTGGCCGCCGGGACCAGCAACGACGAGATCATGTTCGCCCGGGGCGTCCGCCCCGCCTTCGACGAGGACGAGCTGTAG